Within the Achromobacter spanius genome, the region CCGTACAGGAACTTGCTGATCAGCTGCTCCAGCACGACCGCGCTCTGTGTATAGCGGATTTTTCCGCCGTCGGTAAAGTTCTCTTCCTCGCTGCCCGCCGTCAGGCCCAGGTACTGCTCGCCCAGCAGGCCGGACGTGAGGATCGACGCCGAGGAGTCTTTCGGAAACTGATAGGCCTTTTCCAGATTCACCGACACGACCGCCTGGAAGGTCTTGTCGTCGAAGGTGATGCTGGACACGCGGCCCACCACGACGCCGGCGCTTTTCACGGCCGCGCGCGGCTTTAGGCCGCCTACGTTATCGAAATTGGCGGAAAGCGTATAGGTGGGGGCGAAGGAAAAGGTGCTGAGATTGCCGGCCCGCAGCGCCAGGAACACCAGCGCGACCGCGCCCAGCAATACAAACAGGCCTACCCAGAAGTCGGTTTTTTCGCGTGACATGATCAATCCGTTTCAATTTCCAAACATCAAGGCGGTGAGCAGGAAGTCCAGCCCAAGTACCGCCAGGGAACCCACGACCACGGTGCGCGTGGTGGCGCGCGCCACGCCTTCCGGCGTGGGCTTGGCCTGCCAGCCCTCATAGAGCGCGACCAGCGTGACAGTGATGCCGAACACCACGCTCTTGATGACGCCGTTGGCCACGTCGTTCCAGACGTCAACGCCGCTTTGCATCTGCGACCAGAAAGCGCCCGCATCGACGCCGATCATCACGACGCCGACAACCCAGCCGCCCAGGATGCCCACCATGGAAAACACCGCCGCCAAGATAGGCATGGCGATGATGCCACCCCACAGGCGCGGCACCAGCACCCGGCGGATGGGGTCGACGGCCATGACTTCCATGGCAGCCAGTTGTTCGCCCGCCTTCATCAGGCCGATCTCGGCGGTGAGTGACGTGCCCGCCCGGCCCGCGAACAGCAGCGCCGTGACCACAGGCCCCAGTTCGCGCACCAACGACAGCGCCACCAGCAGGCCCAGTGCTTCTTCGGAGCCGTAGCGGTTCAGCGTGTAATAGCCTTGCAGCCCCAGCACGAAGCCCACGAACATGCCCGACACGGCGATGATCAGCAGCGAATAGTTGCCGATGAAATGGACTTGCTGCGACACCAGGCGCGGCCGCGAAAACACGATGCCGCTGCGCGCCAGCATGCCGCCAAAAAAACGGGTGAAAAAGCCGATGCCGGAGACCTGCTTGCGCACCCAGCCGCCCATCGCGCCGATCGCGTTGTTGGAACCGCTCATGCTTTGCGCCCTTTCTGTTCGGACAGCCACTTTTGGAAAGCGGGCGTTTCGGGGTACTGGAACGCGACCGGGCCGTCGGGTTCGCCTTTCAGGAATTGCTGGACGTAGGGGTCTTGCGACGCCGACAGCGTTTCAGGCGTGCCGGCCGCGGCCAGCTTGCCCTGGCCGACCAGGTACACGTGGTCAGCGATGGAAAAAGATTCTTGCACGTCGTGGGTGATCAGCACCGAGGCGCAGCCCAGGCGGTCAGCCAGGTGGCGGATCAGGCGGGCGGTGATGCCCAGCGATATCGGGTCCAGGCCGGCAAAGGGCTCGTCGTACAGGATGAGTTCGGGTTCCAGCACCACGGCGCGCGCCAAGGCCACGCGCCGCGCCATGCCGCCGGAGATTTCAGCCACTTTCAGGTGCGCGGCGGCGCGCAGGCCCACGGCATCAAGCTTGTCCAGTACCCGCTCGGTAACGTCGGCTTCGGACAGGCGGGTGTGCTCGCGCAGCGGGAAAGCCACGTTTTCGAACACGTTCAGATCGGTGAACAGCGCGCCTTGCTGGAACAGCACGCCCATGCGCTTGCGCAAGGCCTGCAATTCGTCGGGGGTGGCGCGGCTGATGTCCTGGCCGAACGCATGCACCTGGCCTTGGCGGGCGATGAGCTGGCCGGTGGCCGCGCGCAACAGCGTGGTCTTGCCCGAGCCCGAGCCGCCCATGATGGCGACCACTTCGCCCGCGCGCACGTCCATGGAGATGTCGCGCAAGACGGTGAAATCACCATAGCCTAGCGCCACACCGTCCAGGCGCAGGGCGAATTCCGGGGTGCTGCTTGATTGAGCGGGCATGGGCAACGAAAGGGTGTTTCGGTGGCGGAGCTTGCCCTGTCGGCTTGTCGATACGCAGGGCGGATAGCCGAGGCTGCGGGGGCGAGACAAGCGGTGGCGGGAAGCGCCCGGTTACTCAGGTGCGGGGGCCAAGACAGGCGATGGCTCCCAGCGGCGAGGCGCCATTGTAGCTCGACGCTTTGCAATCACAACGCAAGGGTGCGCCCATGGAACAGTGTTTTCGGTGTGAGGGACAATCCGGCCCGCGCGTCGCACAGTCGCCTGTGGCCAGGGCGGTGGGCCGGGGGCCGGTGCTCTGGCCGGCGTGGGAGTCGCGTCGCGGTTGGCGGGACTCAGTGTCGGGTCAGCGGTGCGCTTGCGCGGCGACCAGTTCCCGCGTCAGGCGGCGTACCAGGTCAGCCGTGGACTCGCGCCGGGCCAGCGGCGCGGCCTGCCCCGCCCATAGGGACAGAACATTGATATTGCCCGCCTTGCCGCCTTCGGTGCGCATCGGGCGGGTCAGGGCGTTTTGCAGGGGGTACGGCAGGATGTCCGCCGCGATGGCGTCCGCGTCCTGCATGAAGGCGTTGGCGATGCCACGTGCGGGGCGGCCGGAAAACGCCCGGGTCACGCGTGATTGTTCCGAGCGCGATGCCGGCAGCACGGCCTTGTAGGCGTCGCTGATGCCGGATTCATCGGTCGTCAGAAAGGCCGTCCCCATTTGTGCGGCCTGCGCACCCAGCGCCAGCGAGGCCGCGATGCCACGGCCATCCATGATGCCGCCGGACGCAATCACCGGCAGCGACACCGCGTCCGCCATCTGGGGCACCAGCGCCATGGTGCCGATCAGCGACAGCTCGAAACCGTCCAGGAACGTGCCGCGATGCCCGCCCGCTTCCGCGCCTTGCGCCACCACGGCGTCCACCCCGTCCTGCTCCAGCATCACCGCTTCGCGCACCGTGGTGGCGGTGCCCACCGTCAGGATGCCCAGCTCGCGGCAGCGCGCCAGGACATCGGGGGCGATGCGACCAAACGTGAAGCTGAAGACCGCGGGGCGCAGGCGCAGGATGGCGTCGATCTGGCCGGGAAGCGGATCCGTCTGCGCGCCTGGCATGGCCGGCGCGGGCAGGCCCAGTTGCGCGTGGTAGCGGGCCATCAGCGCCAGCATGCGATCGGCATCGCCCTGCATGGGCTGCTCCGTCACGGTGGCGAACAGGTTGATCGCGAACGGCCGGTCCGTCCGGGCGCGAATGCCGTCCACGGCGGCTTCAATCTGCGCGGGGCTCATGTAAGCCGCCCCAAGCGATCCCAGGACCCCCGCCTTGGATGCCTCCGACACCAATTCCACTGTCGTGGCGCCGCCAGCCATGGGCGCCTGGATGATGGGGTGGTCCAGCTTCAGCAGGTCAAGCAGACGGGGGGACATGGGATGACTCCTTTCGGTTATTGAAGCTGGATGTTTCCAGCCTTGATGACGTGAGCCCACTTCTCGGTTTCGCTCTTGATGAAAGTGGCGAATTCCTCGGGTGTGCCGCCGCCGGCCTGGCTGCCGGTATCGGCAATGGCCTTTTGCACGTCCGGCTCTTTCAGGATGCGATTGAACTCGGCGTTCAGCTTGGCGATGATCGGCGCGGGCGTGCCGGCCGGGGCGACGATGCCCTGCCAGTTATAGGATTCGAAGCCGGTCAGGCCCGATTCGGCCATCGTTGGCACATTGGGCAACACGGCCAGGCGCTTGGCGGACGTGACGGCAATGGGGTGGATCTTGGAACCCTGGATGGCCGGCAGCGCGGAATAGCCCATTTCGAACATCATCGAGATATGGCCGCCCATCAAGTCAGTGGCGGCAAGGCTGCCGCCCTTGTACGGCACGTGCACGATGTCGATCTTGGCTTGTTCACGGAACATTTCGCCTGACAGGTGATGCGCGCCGCCCACGCCGGACGAGCCGAACGACAGCTTGCCGGGTTGCTTCTTGGCCAGCGCGATCAGGTCGTCCAGCGTCTTGACCGGCAGTTCGTTGTTCACGCTCAGTACCAGCGGGCTGGTCTCGATCAGGATGATCGGCGCCAGGTCCTTTTGCGGGTTGTAGGGCATGTCCTTCATCAGCGTCGGGTTGACCGCCATCGGCGCCAGGTTGCCCGTGCCGATGGTGTAGCCGTCCGGCGCGGCCTTGGCGATCAGGCTGGTGCCGACCACGCCACCCGCGCCCGCCTTGTTTTCAACCACGATGGGCTGCCCCAGCGATTCGCCCAGCTTGCGTGCCAGGAGCCGCACGCGCGTGTCGGCAAATCCGCCCGGCGCGTAGGGCACGATCATGGTGATGGGCTTGGTGGGCCAGTCGGTGGCTTGGGCGTGGGCGGCGCCGCTGAAGGCGGTAACAGCCGCCAGGGTGGCAATCAGGGGACGCAGTGCTTTCATGCTGGGTGACTCCTCGTTCTCTTCTAATGGATGCAGCCCTTGGGGCCGATCGCATTATGCCCAGCGCCTTCGCCTTCTGTGGTGATTTTTCCCAAACGCCATGCCGACAGCGCCAGCAGCGCCGCGCCGCCGCCCAGCACCTGGGGCAAGCCCGCGCCCCAGTGGCCGGCCCACGACGCCAATAGCGGCCCCAGGATCTGGCCAGCCGCAAAGGCGGCAGTCATGATGGCGGCGGCTCGCGGGGCGGCAGCGCCCGCCATGCGCCGAGCTGTCAGCATGCCGGCCTGGGTAATCACCATGAAGGTGCCGCCCACCAGCAGCGCGGCCACGATCACGGCGGCAATGTGGTGCCACAGCGCCACGGTCAGCATGCCGGCGGCCATCAGCGCCTGAGCGGCTTGCCAGACGCGCTTTTCGTCGCGTCCGCGCGCCAGGCGAGGAACCAGCAGACAAGACACCGCCGCGGCCAGGCCAAACAGCGGCCAGGCCCAGCCGAAGATGGCGGGGTTGGGGATAAGCTGCTTGGCCATCGCGGGCAGGAACGTCGCGGGGATGATGTAACCCACGCCGAACACGCCGTAGTGCAGCGCCAGGCGGGGGGTGGCGCTGGGCAAGCGGGCGGGCGGTGTGGAGGTCTGTGGCTTTGGGGTGCTTGCAGTGTTTGGGGCGTTTGCGGCGTGCGCATGCGCTGCGCTTGGCGCGGTCTGCGCGGCCGGCGCCGCTGCTGCCGCCGGCCGGTTCAGGCCCGGCCAAGCCATGGCGGACAACGCCAGCGTCAGCGCGCCCAGCATCAGCCAATTGCCGTCAGCTCCCACCTGCCCGGCCATCAGGACCAGGCAGGCCAGCCCCGTCAGCGCGATACCGGCGCCCACTCCGGCGTAGGTCAGCGCCGCCGTGGCGGCTTCGCGCGGGTCTCCCGTGGGCACGGCGCGGCTGGAGGCCACGCAGATGAAGGCGCTGGCGCTGGCGTAGCCGGCGGCCAGCCGCAGCGCACACCAAACCGCCACATCATGAGTAAGCGGCATGGCCAGGGTCAAAAGCGCGACGGCCAGCAGGCTGATGGCAAGCTGGGCGCGGGCGTGGCGCACTGGCCAGGCCACGGCGGCCAGCGCGCCCAACAGGTAGCCAGCGTAGTTGGCCGATGCAATCCAGCTTCCCTGGGCCAGCGACAGCCCGCCTTCCTGGGCCATCAGCGGCCACACCGGCGTGAAGGCAAAGCGGCCGATGCCCATGGCGGAGGCCAGCGCCAGCGCGGCTGGCCACGCCAGGCTGAGCGCGCTGCGGGAATCGGAAACGGAAGGGTAAGCAGGCGTTGACATGTGCCCACTCTACGGCTGTACTTATATCTTGAATAGTGAATTATTAAGAACACAGGTTCTTGAAATGAGAAATTTGGATCTCGACGCCTTGCAGATTTTCAAAGCGGTGGCCGATCAGGGCGGCGTGGCGCGCGCCGCCGCGCACCTGAACCGGGTGCAGTCGAATGTGTCGACGCGCTTGAAGCAGTTGGAGGCGTCACTGAACGCCCCGCTTTTCAGGCGCCAGAATCGCCGGCTGGTGTTGTCGGACCAGGGGCGTGTGCTGCTGTCGTACGCTGACCGCCTGCTGCGCCTGTCCGACGAAGCCCAGGCCGCCGTGCGCGATGGCGCGCCGCAAGGCGTGCTGCGCATCGGCACCATGGAAAGCACGGCGGCCGCGCGCTTGCCGCCTATTCTGGCGGCCTATCACGCAGCCTGGCCGCAAGTGGGTATCGAGCTTGTTACCGGCACGTCGGGCGCGCTGGCGGCCAAGGTGCGCAATTACGAGATCGAAGCCGCCTTCGTGGCCCAGCCGTTTCCCGACGAGGGCCTGGCGGCCATGGATGCCTTCGATGAAGACCTGGCACTGATTTCGCCGCTGGCCTGGGGCGACATCGACGGTGCTCGCGACGTGGGCGGCCGCACGGTGATCGCGTTTGCGGCCGGGTGTTCGTATCGGCGCATCCTGGAATCCTGGCTGAACCATGAAGGCGTGGCGCCCGCGCGGGTGATGGAGTTTGCGTCGTATCACGCCATCGTGGCGTGCGTGGCCGCGGGCTCTGGCGTGGCCATCGTGCCGCGTTCAGTGTTGGCGGTGTTGGGCGCGGAGCATTCCGTTCGCGTCAGTGCGCTGCGCGGTCCGTATGGGCAGGCGCGCACGCAGTTGGTCTGGCGCGGGGATGACGACACGCCTGCGCTGCAGGCCTTGCGTCGGCAGCTGCAGCCTGAAGGCGATTGATCTGGTGCGGGTTGCGCGGCATGTCGCGCAACCGGTCCTATCTATGCTTAGAAGCGGTAACCCACGCCCAGTGTCGCCACCCACGGGTCGATGCGCGCGGTGCCGATGTGCTGGCCGTCCAGCTTCACCTTCGACTTGATGTCGATGTAGCGGATGTCCGCGTTCATGAACCAGCGTTCGTTGATCTTGAAGTCCGCGCCCAGTTGCGCGGCCACGCCCCAGGAATCACCCATCTTCAAGTCCGATCCCTTCAGCGCGCCTTCGGCCTGGGTGTCGAAGAAGTGCGTGTAGTTGATGCCGACGCCGATGTAAGGCTGGATCATGCTGTCCGGCAAGATGTGCCATTGCAGGCTTAGCGTGGGAGGCAGTTGCTTGCTCGACCCGATCTTGCCCAGGCCGCTGCCGCTGACGTCATGCTGGAACGGCCAGGCGCCCAGCAGTTCAATACCGATGTTGCGCGTCACCATATAGCCCAGCGTGAAGCTGGGGCGCACGTTGTTGTTGGCGTCCAGCTTGACGCTGCCATCCAGTACCGTGCCGTTGTTGGAAG harbors:
- a CDS encoding Bug family tripartite tricarboxylate transporter substrate binding protein produces the protein MKALRPLIATLAAVTAFSGAAHAQATDWPTKPITMIVPYAPGGFADTRVRLLARKLGESLGQPIVVENKAGAGGVVGTSLIAKAAPDGYTIGTGNLAPMAVNPTLMKDMPYNPQKDLAPIILIETSPLVLSVNNELPVKTLDDLIALAKKQPGKLSFGSSGVGGAHHLSGEMFREQAKIDIVHVPYKGGSLAATDLMGGHISMMFEMGYSALPAIQGSKIHPIAVTSAKRLAVLPNVPTMAESGLTGFESYNWQGIVAPAGTPAPIIAKLNAEFNRILKEPDVQKAIADTGSQAGGGTPEEFATFIKSETEKWAHVIKAGNIQLQ
- the mlaD gene encoding outer membrane lipid asymmetry maintenance protein MlaD, with the translated sequence MSREKTDFWVGLFVLLGAVALVFLALRAGNLSTFSFAPTYTLSANFDNVGGLKPRAAVKSAGVVVGRVSSITFDDKTFQAVVSVNLEKAYQFPKDSSASILTSGLLGEQYLGLTAGSEEENFTDGGKIRYTQSAVVLEQLISKFLYGSAEKEGTTSP
- the mlaE gene encoding lipid asymmetry maintenance ABC transporter permease subunit MlaE; translated protein: MSGSNNAIGAMGGWVRKQVSGIGFFTRFFGGMLARSGIVFSRPRLVSQQVHFIGNYSLLIIAVSGMFVGFVLGLQGYYTLNRYGSEEALGLLVALSLVRELGPVVTALLFAGRAGTSLTAEIGLMKAGEQLAAMEVMAVDPIRRVLVPRLWGGIIAMPILAAVFSMVGILGGWVVGVVMIGVDAGAFWSQMQSGVDVWNDVANGVIKSVVFGITVTLVALYEGWQAKPTPEGVARATTRTVVVGSLAVLGLDFLLTALMFGN
- a CDS encoding LysR family transcriptional regulator, translated to MRNLDLDALQIFKAVADQGGVARAAAHLNRVQSNVSTRLKQLEASLNAPLFRRQNRRLVLSDQGRVLLSYADRLLRLSDEAQAAVRDGAPQGVLRIGTMESTAAARLPPILAAYHAAWPQVGIELVTGTSGALAAKVRNYEIEAAFVAQPFPDEGLAAMDAFDEDLALISPLAWGDIDGARDVGGRTVIAFAAGCSYRRILESWLNHEGVAPARVMEFASYHAIVACVAAGSGVAIVPRSVLAVLGAEHSVRVSALRGPYGQARTQLVWRGDDDTPALQALRRQLQPEGD
- a CDS encoding OmpW/AlkL family protein is translated as MFSLNGRIRATAIAGLIAASGLAAPAHAHEAGDVLFRVGVTQVRPSSNNGTVLDGSVKLDANNNVRPSFTLGYMVTRNIGIELLGAWPFQHDVSGSGLGKIGSSKQLPPTLSLQWHILPDSMIQPYIGVGINYTHFFDTQAEGALKGSDLKMGDSWGVAAQLGADFKINERWFMNADIRYIDIKSKVKLDGQHIGTARIDPWVATLGVGYRF
- a CDS encoding YbfB/YjiJ family MFS transporter, yielding MSTPAYPSVSDSRSALSLAWPAALALASAMGIGRFAFTPVWPLMAQEGGLSLAQGSWIASANYAGYLLGALAAVAWPVRHARAQLAISLLAVALLTLAMPLTHDVAVWCALRLAAGYASASAFICVASSRAVPTGDPREAATAALTYAGVGAGIALTGLACLVLMAGQVGADGNWLMLGALTLALSAMAWPGLNRPAAAAAPAAQTAPSAAHAHAANAPNTASTPKPQTSTPPARLPSATPRLALHYGVFGVGYIIPATFLPAMAKQLIPNPAIFGWAWPLFGLAAAVSCLLVPRLARGRDEKRVWQAAQALMAAGMLTVALWHHIAAVIVAALLVGGTFMVITQAGMLTARRMAGAAAPRAAAIMTAAFAAGQILGPLLASWAGHWGAGLPQVLGGGAALLALSAWRLGKITTEGEGAGHNAIGPKGCIH
- a CDS encoding ABC transporter ATP-binding protein, producing the protein MPAQSSSTPEFALRLDGVALGYGDFTVLRDISMDVRAGEVVAIMGGSGSGKTTLLRAATGQLIARQGQVHAFGQDISRATPDELQALRKRMGVLFQQGALFTDLNVFENVAFPLREHTRLSEADVTERVLDKLDAVGLRAAAHLKVAEISGGMARRVALARAVVLEPELILYDEPFAGLDPISLGITARLIRHLADRLGCASVLITHDVQESFSIADHVYLVGQGKLAAAGTPETLSASQDPYVQQFLKGEPDGPVAFQYPETPAFQKWLSEQKGRKA
- a CDS encoding NAD(P)H-dependent flavin oxidoreductase; this encodes MSPRLLDLLKLDHPIIQAPMAGGATTVELVSEASKAGVLGSLGAAYMSPAQIEAAVDGIRARTDRPFAINLFATVTEQPMQGDADRMLALMARYHAQLGLPAPAMPGAQTDPLPGQIDAILRLRPAVFSFTFGRIAPDVLARCRELGILTVGTATTVREAVMLEQDGVDAVVAQGAEAGGHRGTFLDGFELSLIGTMALVPQMADAVSLPVIASGGIMDGRGIAASLALGAQAAQMGTAFLTTDESGISDAYKAVLPASRSEQSRVTRAFSGRPARGIANAFMQDADAIAADILPYPLQNALTRPMRTEGGKAGNINVLSLWAGQAAPLARRESTADLVRRLTRELVAAQAHR